In Brevundimonas sp. SGAir0440, one DNA window encodes the following:
- a CDS encoding prephenate dehydratase domain-containing protein: MQSASPTEEKPGRVAYQGAPGSFSHEACLALRPWDEAVAFETFDQALDALRAGDCGCALIPVENSTIGVVEPAATLVGALGVEPVAQVWRPIRHALMAIDGARLSDIRTVESHPIALAQCKETLAGLNVEVVEHFDTAGAARDVAEAGDPTRAAIAPVGAAEVYGLSILRNDLQDSGDNQTRFVLLSFPEG; the protein is encoded by the coding sequence ATGCAATCAGCGTCTCCAACTGAGGAGAAGCCCGGCCGGGTCGCCTATCAGGGCGCGCCCGGTTCGTTCAGCCATGAGGCCTGTCTGGCCCTGCGTCCGTGGGACGAGGCTGTGGCGTTCGAAACCTTCGACCAGGCCCTGGATGCGCTGCGCGCCGGCGACTGCGGTTGCGCCCTGATCCCTGTCGAGAACTCGACCATCGGCGTGGTCGAGCCGGCGGCGACGCTGGTCGGTGCGCTTGGCGTGGAGCCGGTCGCTCAGGTCTGGCGGCCGATCCGTCATGCGCTGATGGCGATCGACGGCGCGCGTCTGTCCGATATCCGAACCGTCGAGAGCCATCCCATCGCCCTGGCCCAGTGCAAGGAAACGCTGGCCGGTTTGAATGTCGAGGTGGTCGAGCATTTCGATACCGCAGGCGCGGCGCGCGATGTCGCCGAAGCGGGCGATCCGACACGGGCGGCCATCGCCCCGGTCGGCGCCGCCGAGGTGTACGGCCTGTCGATCCTGCGCAACGACTTGCAGGATTCCGGTGATAATCAGACGCGTTTTGTCCTGTTGAGCTTTCCAGAGGGTTGA
- a CDS encoding chorismate mutase: MADLTPEQQALAALRAEIDGIDDQILALFEQRLAIAATVGRAKDAPTGPHTKLRPDREQTVLSRMLKQAKPENAEAVEHLWREIVGWGLARQGRLQVQVWAPIEPTRAYDGARLRFGAAADIKMVRDPQKALAFAAEGHGIAVLAINTEDAWWMGLRREWSMLSVFDGYGGETPTSLAVGKIDPPALPKGRRVVVTAGGDAGDGGGARRWGLNTHHGWTIALTDADLAPGDAEGCVGAIG, from the coding sequence ATGGCCGACCTGACCCCCGAACAGCAGGCGCTGGCCGCCCTGCGCGCCGAAATCGACGGCATCGACGACCAGATCCTGGCGCTGTTCGAGCAACGCCTGGCCATCGCCGCCACCGTCGGCCGGGCCAAGGACGCGCCCACCGGCCCGCACACCAAGCTGCGTCCCGATCGCGAGCAGACCGTCCTCTCGCGCATGCTGAAGCAGGCCAAGCCCGAGAACGCCGAGGCGGTCGAACATCTGTGGCGCGAGATTGTCGGCTGGGGCCTGGCGCGCCAGGGTCGGCTTCAGGTTCAGGTCTGGGCGCCCATCGAACCGACCCGCGCCTATGACGGCGCGCGCCTGCGTTTCGGGGCCGCCGCCGACATCAAGATGGTGCGCGATCCGCAAAAGGCCCTGGCTTTCGCCGCCGAGGGCCACGGGATCGCCGTGCTGGCGATCAACACAGAAGACGCCTGGTGGATGGGCCTGCGTCGCGAGTGGTCGATGCTGAGCGTGTTCGACGGCTACGGCGGCGAGACGCCGACGTCTCTGGCGGTGGGCAAGATCGATCCGCCGGCTCTGCCCAAGGGCCGGCGCGTGGTGGTCACTGCGGGTGGGGACGCCGGCGACGGCGGCGGCGCCCGCCGCTGGGGCCTGAACACGCATCACGGCTGGACCATCGCCCTGACCGACGCCGATCTGGCGCCGGGCGACGCAGAGGGCTGCGTCGGCGCGATCGGCTGA
- the panC gene encoding pantoate--beta-alanine ligase has protein sequence MIDAAPPFPSLAVVRTVADLRAIVRDWKRQGLSVGMVPTMGALHEGHLTLVREAARRADRVVASNFVNPTQFAAHEDLGKYPRQQEDDARLLSGAGCHLMFAPSADAMYPEGFATTVAVAGPALGLEGDFRPQMFGGVALVVTKLFNQVQPDVAVFGEKDYQQLMVVRRFVRDLDLPVEIVGAPTERDGWGLALSSRNAYLSETELETARRLNGILAEAGVHASGGRPLPGVEREAYAALLKAGFDRVDYVAIRHAEDLTPFRNDIVDAPARILAAAWLGKTRLIDNMAV, from the coding sequence ATGATAGACGCCGCACCCCCGTTCCCTTCTTTGGCCGTCGTCCGCACTGTCGCCGATCTGCGGGCGATCGTCCGGGACTGGAAACGTCAAGGCCTGAGCGTCGGCATGGTTCCGACCATGGGCGCCCTGCATGAAGGCCACCTGACCCTGGTGCGTGAGGCCGCGCGCCGCGCTGACCGCGTCGTCGCCTCCAACTTCGTCAATCCGACCCAGTTCGCGGCGCACGAGGATCTGGGCAAATATCCCCGCCAGCAGGAGGATGACGCCCGTCTGCTGTCCGGCGCCGGCTGCCATCTGATGTTCGCGCCCTCAGCCGACGCCATGTACCCGGAAGGCTTTGCGACAACCGTCGCCGTCGCCGGCCCGGCGCTGGGTCTAGAAGGCGACTTCCGGCCGCAGATGTTCGGCGGAGTCGCCCTGGTCGTCACCAAGCTGTTCAACCAGGTGCAGCCTGATGTCGCGGTCTTTGGCGAGAAGGACTATCAACAGTTGATGGTCGTACGGCGGTTCGTGCGCGATCTGGACCTGCCGGTCGAGATCGTCGGTGCGCCGACGGAGCGGGACGGTTGGGGCCTGGCCCTGTCGTCACGCAACGCCTATCTGTCGGAGACTGAGCTTGAGACCGCGCGCCGGCTGAACGGCATTCTGGCGGAGGCCGGCGTCCATGCCTCAGGCGGTCGCCCCCTGCCCGGTGTCGAGCGTGAAGCCTATGCCGCCCTTCTGAAAGCTGGGTTTGATCGGGTCGATTACGTCGCCATTCGCCACGCCGAGGACCTGACGCCGTTCCGCAACGACATCGTCGACGCTCCCGCGCGAATCCTGGCCGCCGCCTGGTTGGGCAAGACGCGACTGATCGACAATATGGCGGTCTGA
- a CDS encoding SPOR domain-containing protein yields MTPAEATRPVLIALAFASSLAVAGCGAVDSDPHRFSTMAENVAAIDIPLSARDRETRHDVAEKAGLRPVRFTPVKVAVMDPHAMWDARDVQAGLRPVGDDAGLRDAVVRAASPAVVKAVADEEISQVQPPVLRPARLTAAPETGRTIQLGAYSSAAGARQAWDRVKAKSDLSGLSPIYQEVDVGGRRLTRLKVGPVSTETAAAVCRSAAVGDAWCARNS; encoded by the coding sequence ATGACGCCCGCAGAAGCGACCCGTCCAGTTCTGATCGCCCTGGCCTTCGCCAGCAGCCTCGCCGTCGCCGGCTGCGGCGCGGTGGACAGCGATCCCCATCGATTCAGTACGATGGCCGAGAACGTCGCGGCGATCGACATTCCGCTCTCGGCGCGCGATCGCGAAACCCGGCATGACGTGGCTGAAAAGGCCGGACTGCGGCCCGTGCGCTTCACGCCGGTCAAGGTGGCGGTCATGGATCCTCACGCCATGTGGGACGCCCGAGACGTCCAGGCGGGCCTTCGCCCCGTCGGCGACGATGCAGGCCTGCGGGACGCAGTCGTTCGGGCTGCCTCGCCCGCGGTCGTCAAAGCCGTGGCGGATGAAGAGATCTCGCAGGTTCAGCCGCCCGTGTTGCGTCCCGCCCGCCTTACGGCGGCGCCGGAAACCGGGCGAACGATCCAACTGGGCGCCTATTCCAGTGCGGCCGGCGCGCGTCAGGCCTGGGATCGGGTCAAGGCCAAATCAGACCTGTCCGGACTGTCGCCGATCTACCAGGAGGTCGACGTGGGCGGCCGTCGGCTGACGCGGCTGAAGGTCGGGCCGGTCTCGACCGAAACCGCCGCTGCGGTCTGCCGCTCCGCCGCTGTCGGCGACGCCTGGTGCGCGCGCAACAGCTGA
- a CDS encoding division plane positioning ATPase MipZ — protein MTQPHVIVLGNEKGGAGKSTLAIHIVTGLLHAGRSVAIIDLDLRQRSMQRFFQNRAAWLAANGHELPQPFVPDMGDGKALAKADAADQIATFERAFEEAAAQGVDCILIDTPGGDTAVSSAAHARADQIVTPMNDSFVDFDLLGDVDPVTLELLKPSIYSESVWEARKQRAIAQGRHATIDWLVVTNRLAVAEARNRKRLEERMTKLAKRVGFRVGPGLRDRVIYRELFPFGLTVADLSNDIRPVAVSLAHVAARQEMRNLMMAMGLEQVLSPLDVAA, from the coding sequence ATGACGCAGCCGCATGTGATCGTCCTCGGCAACGAAAAGGGCGGGGCGGGCAAGTCCACCCTGGCCATCCACATCGTCACCGGCCTGCTGCACGCCGGACGCTCGGTGGCGATCATCGATCTGGACCTGCGCCAGCGCTCGATGCAGCGCTTCTTCCAGAACCGCGCCGCCTGGCTGGCCGCGAACGGTCATGAGCTTCCCCAGCCCTTCGTGCCCGACATGGGCGACGGCAAGGCCTTGGCCAAGGCGGATGCGGCCGACCAGATCGCCACCTTCGAGCGCGCCTTCGAAGAGGCGGCGGCGCAGGGCGTCGATTGCATCCTGATCGACACCCCCGGCGGAGACACGGCCGTTTCAAGCGCCGCCCACGCCCGCGCCGATCAGATCGTGACGCCGATGAACGACAGCTTCGTCGATTTCGACCTGCTGGGCGATGTCGATCCGGTCACCCTGGAGCTGCTGAAACCCTCGATCTATTCCGAGAGCGTCTGGGAGGCGCGCAAGCAGCGCGCCATCGCCCAGGGGCGCCACGCGACGATCGACTGGCTGGTGGTCACCAATCGCCTCGCCGTCGCCGAGGCGCGCAACCGCAAACGCCTGGAAGAACGGATGACCAAGCTGGCCAAACGCGTCGGCTTCCGCGTCGGTCCCGGCCTGCGGGACCGGGTCATCTATCGCGAGCTGTTCCCCTTCGGCCTGACGGTGGCCGACTTGTCGAACGACATCCGGCCGGTCGCGGTGTCCCTGGCCCACGTCGCTGCGCGCCAGGAGATGCGCAATCTGATGATGGCCATGGGTCTGGAGCAGGTCCTCAGCCCTTTGGACGTCGCGGCCTGA
- a CDS encoding molecular chaperone DnaJ, translating into MGLIWLALAAIAVWALVRLGRQTERRGRAHWRVTATLLGAVLLAGGALAAFRGAWLAAAALAGAGLYLAWSSRQRPIIRSEPVSEADARAVLGVGPAATEAEIRSAWKRAMARAHPDQGGTEGLATRVNAARDRLLAKYRRR; encoded by the coding sequence ATGGGTTTGATCTGGCTGGCCTTGGCGGCGATCGCCGTCTGGGCGCTGGTGCGGCTGGGGCGACAGACCGAGCGACGCGGACGCGCTCACTGGCGCGTGACGGCGACCCTGCTGGGCGCAGTTCTGCTGGCCGGCGGCGCGCTTGCGGCGTTTCGTGGGGCGTGGCTGGCGGCGGCGGCGTTGGCCGGGGCAGGGCTCTATCTGGCCTGGTCGTCCCGGCAGCGACCGATCATCCGATCCGAACCCGTCAGCGAGGCTGACGCACGCGCCGTGCTGGGTGTCGGACCAGCCGCGACTGAGGCCGAAATCCGTTCGGCATGGAAACGCGCCATGGCCCGCGCCCATCCCGATCAGGGCGGCACGGAAGGGCTGGCGACGCGCGTCAACGCCGCGCGCGATCGACTGCTCGCAAAATACCGGCGCCGCTAG
- the fabD gene encoding ACP S-malonyltransferase, with protein sequence MTLALLFPGQGSQAVGMGAQLADAFQSARDVFAEVDEALGQKLSVLMREGPEDQLTLTENAQPALMAVSVAAIRALKAEFGFDVASAAYVAGHSLGEYSALAAAGAISLSDTARLLKLRGQAMQRAVPVGQGAMASLIGPKTDLALAEAAAAAGSEVGVCVVANDNNNGNIVISGEKAAVDRAIEKAKELGARAIPLNVSAPFHCPLMQPAADEMAAALAEAKIVAPVVPVVANVLARPENDPEVIRRLLVEQVTGRVRWRESMEWMATEGGVTRFVEIGSGKVLTGMAKRIAPDAEALPLNTPEELEAFATGVASGE encoded by the coding sequence ATGACCCTCGCACTTCTGTTTCCGGGACAGGGCAGCCAGGCCGTCGGCATGGGCGCGCAACTGGCCGACGCCTTCCAATCCGCCCGCGACGTCTTCGCGGAGGTGGACGAGGCGCTGGGCCAGAAGCTGTCGGTGCTGATGCGCGAAGGCCCCGAGGACCAGCTGACCCTGACCGAGAACGCCCAGCCCGCGCTGATGGCGGTGTCCGTGGCGGCGATCCGGGCGTTGAAGGCCGAGTTCGGCTTTGACGTGGCGAGTGCGGCCTATGTGGCCGGTCACTCGCTGGGCGAATATTCGGCGCTGGCGGCGGCGGGCGCAATCTCGCTGTCGGATACCGCGCGACTGCTGAAGCTGCGCGGCCAAGCGATGCAGCGCGCCGTGCCGGTGGGGCAGGGCGCGATGGCCTCGCTGATCGGACCTAAGACCGATCTCGCGCTGGCGGAAGCGGCGGCGGCGGCCGGGTCGGAGGTCGGCGTTTGCGTGGTCGCCAATGACAACAACAACGGCAACATCGTCATCTCGGGCGAGAAGGCCGCTGTGGACCGAGCCATCGAGAAGGCTAAGGAACTGGGCGCGCGGGCGATCCCGCTGAACGTCTCGGCGCCCTTCCACTGTCCGCTGATGCAGCCGGCCGCCGACGAGATGGCCGCCGCCCTGGCCGAGGCGAAGATCGTCGCGCCGGTCGTGCCCGTCGTCGCCAACGTCCTGGCGCGGCCCGAGAACGATCCGGAAGTCATCCGCCGCCTGCTTGTCGAGCAGGTCACCGGCCGGGTACGTTGGCGCGAGAGTATGGAGTGGATGGCGACCGAAGGCGGCGTGACCCGCTTCGTCGAGATCGGCTCGGGCAAAGTGCTCACCGGCATGGCCAAGCGGATCGCACCGGACGCCGAGGCCCTGCCGCTGAACACGCCGGAAGAGCTGGAAGCCTTCGCGACGGGAGTGGCGAGTGGTGAGTGA
- the fabG gene encoding 3-oxoacyl-[acyl-carrier-protein] reductase, which produces MFNLAGKTALVTGATGGIGGAVARALHAQGATVVLSGTREAVLADLAKELGERAHFATANLSDPESVDNLVNAAETAAGSALDILVANAGITKDGLLMRMKDEDFQSVLTVNLESYFRLTRAAVKGMMKRRSGRIIGVTSVVGVTGNPGQTNYSASKAGMIGFSKSLAQEVGSRGITVNCIAPGFIASPMTDVLNDQQRETILGRIPAGRLGSGDEIAAAAVYLSSDEAAYVTGQTLHVNGGMAMI; this is translated from the coding sequence ATGTTCAATCTTGCAGGCAAGACCGCGCTGGTGACCGGCGCGACGGGCGGGATCGGCGGGGCGGTCGCGCGGGCGCTGCACGCCCAGGGCGCGACCGTGGTGCTGTCGGGCACGCGCGAGGCGGTGCTGGCGGATCTGGCCAAGGAACTGGGTGAGCGGGCGCATTTCGCCACGGCGAACCTGTCGGATCCTGAGTCGGTCGACAATCTGGTCAACGCAGCCGAAACGGCGGCGGGCTCAGCCCTGGACATCCTGGTGGCCAACGCCGGCATCACCAAGGACGGTCTGCTGATGCGGATGAAGGACGAGGACTTCCAGTCCGTCCTGACCGTCAATCTGGAAAGCTATTTCCGCCTGACCCGCGCGGCGGTGAAGGGAATGATGAAGCGTCGTTCGGGGCGAATCATCGGCGTCACCTCGGTCGTCGGCGTGACTGGCAACCCGGGCCAGACCAACTATTCCGCGTCCAAGGCCGGGATGATCGGCTTTTCGAAGTCGCTGGCGCAGGAGGTCGGTTCGCGCGGCATCACCGTCAACTGCATCGCGCCGGGCTTCATCGCCTCGCCGATGACCGATGTGCTGAACGATCAGCAGCGCGAGACCATTCTGGGCCGGATTCCGGCGGGCCGTCTGGGTTCGGGCGACGAGATCGCCGCCGCCGCCGTCTATCTGTCGTCCGACGAAGCCGCCTATGTGACGGGCCAGACCCTGCACGTGAACGGCGGCATGGCGATGATCTGA
- a CDS encoding acyl carrier protein, producing the protein MSDTLERVRKIVIDHLDADPDKVTEKASFIDDLGADSLDNVELVMAFEEEFDIEIPDDAAEHIQTVGDAVKFIDEKSAG; encoded by the coding sequence ATGTCCGACACCCTCGAGCGCGTTCGCAAGATCGTCATCGACCATCTGGACGCCGATCCGGACAAGGTCACCGAAAAGGCCAGCTTCATCGACGACCTGGGCGCCGACTCGCTCGACAACGTCGAGCTGGTGATGGCCTTCGAAGAAGAATTCGACATCGAGATCCCGGATGACGCCGCCGAGCACATCCAGACGGTCGGCGATGCGGTCAAGTTCATCGACGAAAAGTCGGCCGGCTGA
- the fabF gene encoding beta-ketoacyl-ACP synthase II — protein sequence MRRVVVTGIGLLTPLGWGVEKSWKGIVEGRSGIGPITAFDTEGYGCTIAGEVPSVDGRGGGGEGDFDPDKIMSAKDRKRVDDFILYAIAAADEALADANWKPETNEDKERTGVMVGSGIGGLGPIADTAIVLKEQGVRRVSPFFIPSALINLAGGQISIRHGLKGPNHAAVTACATGAHAIGDAARMIALDDADVMVAGGAESSIVPIGIAGFLACKALCTAYNDTPEKASRPYDRGHAGFVMGEGAGILVLEEYEHAKARGARIYAEVVGYGMSGDAYHITAPSEDGEGGVRAMKAALKRAGLQPSDLDYVNAHGTSTMADWIELKGIEGLVGDHAQNLTVSSTKSMTGHLLGAAGAIEAAFCVLAIRDQIAPPTINLDDPEMETPIDLVPNTAKPMKIDVAMSNSFGFGGTNASVIFKKVD from the coding sequence ATGCGCCGCGTCGTCGTTACGGGCATCGGTCTGCTGACCCCCCTGGGTTGGGGCGTCGAGAAGAGCTGGAAAGGCATTGTCGAGGGACGGTCGGGCATCGGTCCGATCACGGCCTTCGACACCGAGGGCTATGGCTGCACCATCGCCGGTGAAGTGCCGAGCGTGGATGGACGCGGCGGCGGCGGCGAAGGCGACTTCGACCCCGACAAGATCATGTCCGCCAAGGACAGGAAGCGCGTCGACGACTTCATCCTGTACGCCATCGCGGCGGCGGACGAGGCTCTGGCGGATGCGAACTGGAAGCCCGAGACGAACGAGGACAAGGAGCGCACCGGCGTGATGGTCGGCTCCGGCATCGGCGGCCTGGGGCCCATAGCCGACACGGCGATCGTGCTGAAGGAACAGGGCGTGCGTCGCGTCAGCCCCTTCTTCATCCCCAGCGCCCTGATCAACCTCGCCGGCGGCCAGATCTCTATTCGCCACGGCCTGAAGGGGCCGAACCATGCGGCGGTGACCGCCTGCGCCACCGGCGCCCACGCCATCGGCGATGCGGCGCGGATGATCGCGCTGGACGACGCGGACGTGATGGTGGCGGGCGGGGCCGAAAGCTCGATCGTGCCGATCGGCATCGCGGGCTTTCTGGCCTGCAAGGCCCTGTGCACCGCCTATAATGACACGCCCGAGAAGGCGTCGCGTCCCTATGACCGTGGCCATGCGGGCTTCGTCATGGGCGAAGGCGCCGGCATCCTGGTGCTGGAAGAATATGAACATGCCAAGGCGCGCGGGGCCAGAATCTATGCCGAGGTCGTGGGCTACGGCATGAGCGGCGACGCCTATCACATCACCGCCCCTTCCGAGGACGGCGAAGGCGGGGTGCGGGCCATGAAGGCGGCGCTGAAGCGGGCCGGTCTGCAGCCGTCGGACCTGGACTACGTCAACGCCCACGGCACCTCGACCATGGCCGACTGGATCGAGTTGAAGGGGATCGAGGGGCTGGTCGGCGATCATGCGCAAAACCTGACCGTCTCCTCGACCAAGTCGATGACGGGACACCTGCTGGGTGCGGCGGGCGCCATCGAGGCGGCCTTCTGCGTGCTGGCGATCCGCGATCAGATCGCGCCGCCGACCATCAATCTGGACGACCCCGAGATGGAGACGCCTATCGACCTGGTCCCCAACACCGCCAAGCCGATGAAGATCGATGTGGCCATGTCCAACAGCTTCGGCTTCGGGGGCACCAACGCCTCGGTGATCTTCAAGAAGGTCGACTGA
- the mltG gene encoding endolytic transglycosylase MltG → MFGRGRVEKSSGRSGFTVSLLTASATFGLFLLVALIAVWAVYYAPGPTARQGQTTVVTLPSGSGVSAIAARMKAAGVIRSTDLFRAAATLTGADRRLRAGEYEVPSGTSLAGVLNLLVEGRVVRHFVTLPEGWSSLQAVDILNKEAVLTGMVAETPEEGSLWPDTYEVSRGDTRQSVIDRMQRAATENLRLLWSQRSPATVARTPEEAVILASIVEKETALAAERPRVAAVFSNRLRAGMRLESDPTIVYGVTKGRPLGRGIRRSELLAPTPWNTYQINGLPPTPIANPGKEAVKAVLNPPADPALFFVADGSGGHAFALTYDEHLQNVARWRQIERQKAGLPPEATPPATPGTSAAPMTSEPAAASVENGQATITLPAGATQGAR, encoded by the coding sequence ATGTTCGGGCGCGGGCGGGTCGAGAAATCCAGCGGGCGGTCGGGCTTTACGGTCTCGCTGCTGACCGCGTCTGCGACCTTCGGCCTGTTCCTGCTGGTGGCGCTGATCGCCGTCTGGGCGGTCTATTATGCGCCGGGGCCGACCGCGCGGCAGGGCCAGACGACGGTCGTCACCCTGCCCAGCGGGTCCGGCGTCTCGGCCATCGCGGCGCGGATGAAGGCGGCGGGCGTGATCCGTTCGACGGACCTGTTCCGTGCGGCGGCCACCTTGACCGGCGCGGATCGTCGGCTGCGGGCCGGCGAATACGAGGTGCCGTCCGGTACGTCCCTGGCCGGGGTGCTGAACCTGCTGGTCGAGGGGCGGGTGGTACGCCATTTCGTGACCCTGCCGGAGGGTTGGTCGTCGTTGCAGGCGGTGGACATCCTGAACAAGGAGGCCGTGCTGACCGGGATGGTCGCCGAGACGCCCGAGGAAGGCAGCCTTTGGCCCGACACCTATGAGGTTTCGCGCGGCGACACCCGCCAGTCGGTGATCGACCGGATGCAGCGCGCGGCGACCGAGAATCTGCGTCTGCTGTGGAGCCAGAGGTCGCCCGCGACCGTGGCGCGTACGCCGGAAGAGGCGGTGATCCTGGCCTCCATCGTGGAGAAGGAAACGGCGCTGGCGGCGGAGCGGCCCCGCGTGGCGGCGGTGTTCTCCAATCGTCTGCGGGCCGGGATGCGGCTGGAGAGCGATCCGACCATCGTCTACGGCGTGACCAAAGGGCGCCCGCTGGGGCGGGGCATCCGGCGCTCGGAGCTGCTGGCCCCGACGCCTTGGAACACCTACCAGATCAACGGGCTGCCGCCGACGCCGATCGCCAATCCGGGCAAGGAGGCGGTCAAGGCGGTGTTGAACCCGCCGGCCGATCCGGCCCTGTTCTTCGTGGCCGATGGGTCCGGCGGACACGCCTTCGCCCTGACCTATGACGAGCATCTGCAAAACGTCGCGCGGTGGCGTCAGATCGAGCGCCAGAAGGCGGGCCTGCCGCCGGAAGCGACGCCGCCCGCCACGCCGGGAACCAGTGCGGCGCCGATGACGAGCGAGCCGGCCGCCGCGTCGGTCGAGAACGGTCAGGCGACGATCACCCTTCCGGCCGGCGCGACGCAGGGGGCCCGATGA
- a CDS encoding YicC/YloC family endoribonuclease, translating to MSPLSGMTGFGRADGAGEGWTWSVEARSVNGRNLEVRFRGPNGFDGLERAAKAAGQARFARGQVTIGVQAKRAEAGEAAVTINAAVLARYLTLANELAEDGATPPSADGLLALRGVIEAPEEADDPEARAAVEAAMTRTVEEALDALKASRQNEGAQLTPVLDEFIARIEALVAQAEGEAAAQVEAIRDRFTRRISELAPDAPGLEDRIFLEAAALATKADVREELDRLTAHVASARQLVAAAPAGRKLDFLMQEFMREANTLCSKSATTALTGIGLELKAVIEQLREQVQNVE from the coding sequence ATGAGCCCCCTATCTGGCATGACCGGCTTCGGCCGGGCCGACGGGGCCGGCGAAGGCTGGACATGGTCGGTCGAGGCGCGCTCGGTCAACGGGCGCAATCTGGAGGTCCGGTTTCGGGGGCCGAACGGTTTCGACGGGCTGGAGCGCGCGGCCAAGGCGGCCGGCCAGGCGCGGTTCGCGCGGGGCCAGGTCACCATCGGCGTTCAGGCCAAGCGAGCCGAAGCCGGCGAGGCGGCGGTCACGATCAACGCCGCCGTGCTGGCGCGCTATCTGACGCTGGCGAACGAACTGGCCGAAGACGGCGCAACGCCGCCGTCCGCCGACGGCCTTCTGGCCCTGCGCGGCGTGATCGAGGCGCCCGAAGAGGCGGACGATCCCGAGGCGCGGGCGGCGGTCGAGGCGGCGATGACCCGCACCGTCGAAGAGGCGCTGGATGCGCTGAAGGCGTCACGTCAGAACGAGGGCGCGCAACTGACGCCGGTGCTTGACGAATTCATCGCTCGGATCGAGGCGCTGGTCGCCCAGGCGGAAGGCGAGGCGGCAGCGCAGGTCGAGGCTATTCGTGATCGCTTCACCCGCCGAATCTCCGAACTGGCGCCCGATGCGCCGGGGCTTGAGGACCGAATCTTCCTGGAAGCGGCCGCTCTGGCGACCAAGGCGGACGTGCGCGAGGAACTGGATCGGTTGACCGCCCATGTCGCTTCGGCGCGCCAGCTTGTGGCCGCGGCGCCCGCCGGGCGGAAACTCGACTTTCTGATGCAAGAATTCATGCGTGAGGCCAACACGCTGTGCTCGAAATCCGCTACGACCGCGCTCACCGGAATCGGCCTGGAGCTCAAGGCCGTCATCGAACAGTTGCGTGAGCAGGTCCAGAATGTCGAATGA
- the gmk gene encoding guanylate kinase codes for MSNERSPRRGVLLIVASPSGAGKTSLCRRLMADHGGLELSVSMTTRGIRPGEVHGRDYNFVGHDEFQRLIDEDAFLEWADVHGNRYGSPRGPVDKALAEGRDVLFDIDWQGARDVAEKCPEDAVRVFILPPSLEELRRRLVTRSQDADDVIERRVANAKGEIEHCDAFDYVLVNEDFDRSYAELAHIYHAERSRRFRNLWVGDYKAALLNEAV; via the coding sequence ATGTCGAATGAACGCAGCCCCCGCCGGGGCGTCCTCCTGATCGTCGCCAGTCCCTCGGGCGCCGGCAAGACCTCGCTGTGCCGCCGGTTGATGGCCGATCACGGCGGGCTGGAGCTGTCCGTCTCCATGACCACGCGCGGCATCCGGCCTGGCGAGGTGCATGGGCGCGACTACAACTTCGTCGGCCATGACGAGTTTCAGCGCCTGATCGACGAGGACGCCTTCCTGGAATGGGCGGACGTTCACGGCAATCGCTACGGCAGCCCGCGCGGGCCCGTGGATAAGGCGCTGGCCGAGGGACGCGACGTGCTGTTCGACATCGACTGGCAAGGCGCGCGTGATGTCGCCGAGAAATGCCCGGAGGACGCCGTGCGCGTCTTCATCCTGCCGCCCAGCCTGGAAGAGCTGCGTCGTCGTCTCGTTACTCGCTCACAGGACGCCGACGACGTGATCGAGCGCCGCGTGGCCAACGCCAAGGGCGAGATCGAACACTGCGACGCCTTCGACTATGTGCTGGTGAACGAAGACTTCGATCGATCCTACGCCGAACTGGCCCACATCTATCACGCCGAGCGTTCGCGCCGGTTCAGGAACCTGTGGGTCGGCGACTACAAGGCCGCCCTGCTGAACGAAGCCGTCTGA